In Accipiter gentilis chromosome 33, bAccGen1.1, whole genome shotgun sequence, the genomic window GTTGGatcctttcagaaataaaatggttATATTTTTCTATTGAGTGCCTATAACTACTTCATCTGTCTTGGCAAAAGGACCTAACCCAACTAACAAGGGCTGGCTATGTAGTACCAGACGGGTAACTTTTATGACTTTGAGGAATGGAACAATGCCTGTTGACCCAAAATGTCTTACTGTACGTTTctttctctgcttgctttttttttccttcagagtaaTGTAACTGGCCTTTCATGTTTCAAAAATGCTCCTGGCCACTCAATGCAGAACTTCTGTCGTTGCAAGAGGCTGCTATACATAGGAAGTATTTGCACATTGCCTATGTGTGTAGCCAGTTTATGAACTCCTCTTTGCTTGTTCCAGCAGCTCCcagagcagccagagagagaCAAAGTTGCTTCGTGGTTCTTAGGATCTGTATGACTTCACACAGCAGCCCAGAAAATGTGTGTGTCTGGTTTTGTCCTCTGATGTGTGACTCTGGGCTGGTTGTCCTGGGTGGGCTCAGTCAGAAGGAGATTCACTGAGGGAGGCGGACTGCCACAAGTAACAGAACATGAAGTGAATGGAGCCATCCCAAATGGTGTTCTGTTCTGAGCAGTAATGTTGGAGAAAGAAATCCTGAAATGCAAGCTGTTTATTGTATTCTGGTGGCCTCAGGCCCCCATTTTGCCAGTCAGACTGGAAAAGGATGTGTTGCATTAATAAATCTGTTCCTTTCATTCTCTTCTGAGTCCATCATAGCAGATAAGGTCATGTTTAAGTTAGCAAAGCTGAGAGTAGTAGGACTAATAGTAATGTATTTTCTCTCAGCATATTGCAAAAACTCGGTTGATGGCCAGTGGTACTGCTTTGATGACAGTGATGTTCAACaactttctgaaaatgaagtcTGCAAGCAGACAGCTTATATTCTTTTCTACCAGAGGCGCACAGCAATCCCATCGTGGTCTGCTAACAGCTCTGTGGCAGGTAAGCCCTGCTGGCATTGTCAAGGAgtggttttaatttctttcatggaTAGTTTGCCCTTCTGAAGAATTTTCTGCCCAGCTCTACTTAAGCCCCCACTCTCTGTCCCAGAACTCAGCAAGGCTTGTCTGAATCTGCTGCTGTGCATCAGAGGCTGTGGGAAAATCCCACCTCTTCTGTTAAGGCTAGTTGTGGCAAAGAGGCTGTGGAGATGGGGGagcccccctccatccccatggGTAGTTCTGCTCAGAGCTGCCCTTGTCAAAACCATGACATAAAAATGTGACTATTTCATTCCCTCCAGCAGTGCTGTTGGTCTCAAGTAGGCAGCCAGCAGCTGAATGTGTTGGTGGAATCTGGGATGAGCTGTGGACAGATGCAGGCTTGGTGACTTGcctttggaaaggaaaggatttGCACTGCATTTTTGTGGCAGCTCAGGGACTGCCCTCTGTGTGCTGTTGCACCAATTCTTTTGATTCACAGCATAGTGGGACAAGTGCAATTCTGTCTTTCACTTATGACCATAACTATTTCATAAGAGTAAAGACTTATTCTCTTGGCAGTGTGTGGATGCTGTGGCTGTGTGGGCTAGCTCCAAACTCCAGGTATCTGTTGAAGGCAGTGCAGTGCAGTATTTACCTGGCTCTCAGTGGCCTTCCAAGGTTTCATGTGTTCTGCAGCTGCATTGGCCTGATGTCTATGCCTGCTTCCTTGCAGGCTCCACAAGCTCCTCGCTCTGTGAGCACTGGGTCAGCCGTCTTCCTGGTAGCAAGCAGCCCAGCATTGCTTCGGCAGCATCATCACGACGCACGTCTCTGGCTTCACTCTCGGAATCGGTAGAGCTGACTGGGGAAAGGAGTGAAGATGATGGTGTGTATCAACACTGCAGTATGTGGGGGATACTGGGCTGCTAGTCTTTCTGTTACAAGATCCCTACTAAAACAGCTGCAAAATATGTAGTTATAAGGGACAGTTACTCTAGCAGCTGGGGGGGCAGGCACTGCGCTGGTAGGAGGTGGATTCTGGCACAGGTGAGCTCTTCTCTGGTATGAAAGGATGGAGAAGAGCAGGGCAGGAACCTTAAGGAGcctttcaaagaaaggaaatgcTGACAATGAAACCTCTCAATCAAGAACttgttgtgtttgtgttttttcttgttctcattGCAGCACCTTTGCAGGGAGACTGACATTGTGCTACAGCTTAGCATAGATATTTACTGTCTGCTGCTGTGCTGTAGACTGCTCCCAGGGAGGTGAGAAGGTACTCAAATTCACTTGTGtgtcagttcctggctttgcttgGCTCCTCCACATAGTGCCTTGTAACTTCTGAAAATGTGGAGCTTCACGGGTCAGTCTGAGCATTTTCGAGCAAGTATAGAGATGTCCCTGCAGCAGTGTTGTGATAACTGTCAGGTCTAGCCATGGTAGCCACATTTCTAAAATGCTTATTGTTGTACTTTGTGTTGTAAATACAGATACATTGCTTTAGATAAAGAGGTAGGAATCCTACTTTGCCTTTTACAGGATTGTATGGGAAATattctttaataaagaaaaatgtatttctgggaGCATAATCATAGTTGGTGAACTAGTTTCAAGGACTTTCAAGGTGCAAAGCCTGTGTTTGGTCTCCTGCTGCTCAGGGATGAGAGGAAAATCTGGATTTTCAGTTATAGGCTTCAGAGAGTTACTTCTGGGTAACCGCTAGCAAATAACAGTTGTTGAATTCCTTATTCAGCTTCATGCAAGaagctgtgcctgcagcagggatgAAGAGATAGGCATTCAACGTGGTGTGGGTGGGCTGTCTTGACTCTCTTAGGGAAGTAGTGTCTGTGGATGGGAAGGATAAACTGACTGCAGGCTTGGCTTTCCTACTGAGGATGtcactttctttctctgcagGAGGATTTTCAACTCGGCCATTTGTACGAAGTGTCCAGCGTCAGAGCTTGTCATCTAGATCATCTGTCACCAGCCCACTGGCAGTGAGTGAAAATGGTGTTAGGCCCTCATGGTCACTCTCTGCAAAACTGCAATTCCGCTCCAACTCTCCATCGCGCTTCTCTGGAGATTCCCCTGTACATACCTCTGCTTCCACCCTGGAGAAGATTGGGGAGGCTGCTGATGATAAAGTCTCCACCTCTTGCTTTGGCAGCCTGAGGAATCTCTCTAGCAGCTACTTGGAGCCCTGTGATGGCAGTCGGCGAGAGCACAGGACAGCTCGCAGAGCTCCTTTGGCTGTCATGGAAGGGGCATTCAGGGAAGAGTCTGTTGTAAGGACATCTAGCTCAGATCTTTCAGATGGGTATGGTAAAAGCTCTGTGCAGCCAGACAGGAATCACCCTGCTTTGGACCCTTTTGATAACAACAATCAAATTGCCTTTGTTGATCAGAGTGATTCTGTGGATAGCTCTCCAGTCAAGGAGGTGAAAGCCCCCAGTGCGATAGGGCTCGCTGCAGAGAAGGCAGATGGCACCCCTAAGAAGGTTCACAGCTCCAAGGGAGTTTCTGAGCCAGACAAAAGTTTGAGGAAGGGAAGGACAGTCTTATCTACCCAAGAGACCAAAGTCTCTCACTCTTCTCCTCCACCATTAAAGAGTTCCCAGAAAGTTTCCCGGTCTAGAAGTAAGACGGACTCCTCTAGGGCCAGTGGGCGACATGGATCTCCTGCTCCCACTCAGGCTAGGAAGGACCATAGCACGAAGCCCCTTGAGGTGGCTGTCCCATCTGCTCAACAGAAGCAAAAGTCAGGTTCTTCTCCATCCTCCACAGCTGCCAAGAAAACCCCATCAGGCTCATTGACTAAGGGCTCTTCTGCTGGGAAAAGCCGGACTTCAGACCGAAGCCTCAGCAGGGAGGGCTCTAAGATAAGTTTGGGGTCGGATAAAACAAGCGTTACCAGCAGTTCAAGGACGAGCTCCCCACGGATAAGCCACTCTAGGAGTGACAGCAGAGCAGTAGACAGCAAGCATGTGCGGAGTTCCTCTATGGCCAACCTGCGGTCCCCAAATGTTGGTGTGCGTTCTGGTTTGAAGAGGGACAGCAAGTCAGAAGAGAAAGGATTGTCTTTCTTTAAATCAGCCTTAAGGCAGAAGGAGACCCGGAGGTCAGCAGACCTGGGAAAGACAACGATGCTTTCAAAAAAGACAGGGAGTTGCAGTTCCAAGTTAGGCAGTAAAAATGTGCTGGAAGACAAATCAGAGAAAGGTGTTGTCCCACCAGCCTCTCAAACCAATGCCAACattactgcaaaagaaaaacttgTCCCAAAAGATGCCACACCCAACAAACATTCTCTGCTATCCAGTCGCAAGTCCAAGTCTTCCCAGCTAGATCCCGGAGTCCAGTCTCCTCCTTCCAGTGGCAAGCAGTCTGCTGACAAGCCGCTGAAAATATTACCTTCCAGCATGCAGGTGTCTGTACGGCCTTCTCTGGAACCTCAGTGAAATGCTGCAATCCAGgtgtcttttcttctgctgagaAGCTAATTTATTCTGAGCTCTTGTTTTTTTGTTCATGTGCCTAATGTATGTTTTGAGGAAAAGTTAACTGCAAGTTGTTAAAGCGCCTTTTGATTCTGCCATCAAACCAAATAGCTACAGGCAGCCAGCACTGATGCAAGTAGTCTAGCTGGAGTCATTGTTGAACATGAATGCAGCTGTCCCATAGCACTTGTACAGGAGTCTCTTTATGGAAAATGCAACAACTTTCTTCAGATTCAAGGTTTGAAATCTGAAACCCAGTTGTACTGACGCTAGTGTGCTTTGTAGAGCTGTGAACTGATATTCCTTTGGTCTTGTTCCGAGCAGGCTGTGTCCACGCTGGTATATGGCCTTGTTCTGAGCTGTGGAGGATGCGAAGGAAACTGGAGAGACTGCCgcttctttttgctctttctcaaccctctctccctgctcccttccaTTTTTCAAGCTTTCTAAAGGGCAATATTTCAACACTAATGTTGTTTCTCAGGTATATACTCCGCCAGTATAGGAGGGACTAGCATTAGTGGGTGGACAGAAAGGTACCTGTGAGTCCGTGTGTACATGTGTCTGTCATAGACTTCATTTTTGCATTCCAAcagcagaaagttttttttttttcatgaaatgtaacctgcatttttttgttgCTATGTCTACGAAGAGTTTTACTCTGTCCACACCTAAGGCAACCTCTGCCCTATCCTCTTTAATTACTTTCTCTCTTTTGAAACACTATACTAAGCAACAGAAGAAATCACTAAGCAGCAGCTGGTTGCCAGCTCGTACCTGTGAAAGTGCTAGGTGGGAGATGGTTGCAGTGCTGTAGGAGAGCTGTCTTCATGCACCTGAATGGCAGTGATGCTGTTAGAACCCCTGTTCAAACTCCTGGAAGAAGCGTTTCCTAATGTGCTCAGATGCTTAATCGTAGTGGTGTGAATATAGCATCTGTTATTTATAGGAGTAATGTTTAGATAAGCCAAGTGTCGTCTTGTCTTCTCTGCCTTCTCTGAGCATGCTTTGAACAAGCCTCTTCGTGCGGGTTGGAGCAGCTGTACCAAAATACCGCAGAGCAGTTTTCACATTCTCCAGAGCGCTGCTACCTTCCTCCCTTCAGCATGCTTGTCACCTTCCTTGGTGGGTCTGGCTACCACAAGTCTCTTTGCAAAATGATTCCCATTCTTGTTTGGATGACAGTCTCTATCAGGGTTAAAACACTGCATCTAGTGAGGTCTTTGTTTACAAGCCCTTCTTACAGGGGAGATTCCTCAAGTTCTTTAAGATTCCTCTTAAAAGGTGGATTCCTTAAGTCCTTTTATATACATGTGGTGTAAGCTTTTATTTCATGAGTTTTTATTAATGTGCTGCATATTGTTTATGTACAGCACCAATCTGTCGTGTAGGTCACGACATGCAGCAGCTGGGCAGTGGGCAGTGTGCTGGGCACGCTTGTCTTCTGAATGAGGTCTTTGCCTGTCATACAGTCTTGTGTAGCAAAGCTTCTCCAGGCTTAGCTTGTGGACAGACATATTTGTATATCTCTTCTGTCAACGTAACAAACAGCCCTCAGACAAGTAGTGACTCTGAGTTAGTCTGTTCCACCTCCTCTCTTGAGCTGATGTGCTGATGACCCTGCAAGAAGCCTTGCACCCAGGTCTGCTGGGCATGTTGCTGCTCTGTGATTACTTTTTATACTTGGCTCACCACACAACTGCAGCAAGCTTTGGAGAGAAGTGTTTTGGGGGTGGCTAACACCTTGGAGAAAAGGCAGCGTGTGTGTAGAGCTGAGCTGGGGTGTCCCAGACCTCTGGTCAGTGTGTGACAGTGAGCCCACCTGCAGTATAACCCTCGCTCCGTCCCAATGTTGTTCTGCAGTACTTGCCTTCATGCAACCCAGAAGCAATGCCAGTAGCCTGCATGTTTTTACAATGTGCTGGACTCTGTGCCCTGGACTATGTTTTTAAACCTGAACATGACCATCTTCTTGATGCATTTCTTCTCCCGGGTATTGTTTCAGTCTCATTTATAGCAGCAACAAGAAGCAAAGATTGCATTACTTGCTTCTTAAATGTATGACTTGGATTATTGTTGGATTATTTTTTGTTATATCCAGCAGAGCAGATAAGACTTGCTTCACACTGTAGTACTTAAATTACTCCCTGAAATGTTGATGTTGAAGTATTTGTTTAAGGTTTTATCTGTATTAAGGTCTTGCACTGTGTCAGCTCTTCTCTTGTAACAACTCTTCTAGCAAGAATGTAATTCTGGTAGCTAGTGCTAACTTGGTTTGGTATCTTTTAATAGACAGAACCTAGTTTTCTGTGCGTTTTACCATGGGACATTTGTGAAAGGTTATTTTTatcaaatgacattttcttttcatgccaTTGTTCACTGAAGAAGTTTAAACTGGAAGCTGGTGTATGGTTTTTGAGGTGGTTTTGCTCCTGTATTGCATGCCTGGACTGAAGGAAATTTGAAGCCATGTCCAAACCGGAGTTTTTAGCTGAACATCAgttcaatatgtttgtgtttGGGGCATGAGAATGGTCATTAGAGCTCCCATTTAGACAAAATGGGAATGGAGATCCTGGTGCCAGGTGTTCCAGCAGCTGATGTTAAAAGCAGTTGAACCTCTGCAGTCCTATGATATGTAATCTAGCTCTTTTTCTGTGTATTCCCCATAATTCCTGATGGAAATTTCTGCCAGCTCCAGCACTATCTACCCTGTGTATGCTGCCAAACTGGATTTTGTACCTGCCCCTCTGAAAACAGCAGCTGTGGTGCACAGGCTTCTTGCTCTGCAAGTGAGCATGGAGTGGGCAGAAGAGGCTGTATTGACAGTGCCCTCGTCTTGGAGCAGATGAGATGCTGCTCTTCTGTGGTGGGCTGCCAGCATGTGGCATGTTTTCTGGCTCAGGAGGGCTTGACTTAGGGGTGTcctcaaggaaaatattttgacttATAAGGGTGCACTGTAGTTCATGTTGAATATAAGGCCCACACCGGGCAAAATGTGCAAAGCATGCCCTTGCAGGACCTGGAAAGTGCAGTACCTGTTTGGTGGCTGCGTCGATTCTGTAACAAAGCAGTTTGGAAAGCAGCTGTTTGCTGCCATTCTGCATCTCTGCTTTTTGGTATCGCAGATTTCCAGTAGTATATGAACTTCTTTGCACAGGAGAGGGTTTGAAAGGTGTGGGTCCAAGAGACAACAATGTTCATAGTGAGTGTAAAATCAAGTCTCGTTGCTGTTAAAGTCATGGCTCCATCAGTGATGTAGAGTAAATCTTTCTAAAACTGAATGTAGGTTATTGCAGGCCCTACTTAAACTGATTTGGGGAAAAGCAACATCAGTCTTCTCTCCTTGCTTTAAAGCAGACTTATTTCTTAGCCTTTTCATGCATAGGAATTCCTGTTTGTGTATTGCGTTGTCCAGATGCAAGGATGTGGCACGATACTAGGGAACACTCCAGAGAGGGACCTTCCACGTCCTAGATGACAACACCACCTTGGCTTTGTGTATTGATCCTTAGAGTAGTGAAGGCTTGAGGCTGTTCTGAAGCAGCCATTTGTACATGATCACCTCTTTTCTTAAAATTCATGTTTGGCTTTAGAAGCATTCATGCCTGTGGAGGAGGTGGGTTCTGCCATCTTCTGAAGGTCACCGCTGGCCAGGGATCTCCAGCTGCCCTTGGGTGGTGGCACGCGGGGCTCAGAGGTCTCATGGCTGGCCATCTGAGTGGGACAAGAATGGCTGCTGTCTGGTTCTGCTTTGCGAGTCACGCACAGCCATGGCACGTGTGGAACGGCCGGTGGTGTGGCTGCCTGtggggtgagctgtcctggcttgGGGGTGGTGGAGTCTGGGACCCCGGGGGTGGTGGAGTCTGGGACCCCAGGGCTGATGACCTGGAAGCAAAGGTTTTACAGGGCAGCCTCACGCTGGTGAGAATGCCTTGAAAGGGGGAGGTCCAGCACTGTCCCTCTGCTCAAACAGTGTGCAAGCTCCGAAGAAAAGCAGGCTTCAAGTCCTCTGAAGGATTTTATGATGCGTTTCCAACAAACTTTGGGTTGAACTCACCTCCATCGGCCATGTGTAACTCTTATTTCACACCACATCCCTAGTCTGACACTTGCTCCTGTTCCTGGAATCAGCCCTCTGGGTGCAGGAAAGCAGCACCTTCATTCCAGTGCTAGATTCCTGCTGGAGTCacctaaagaaattatttttaccctTTTTGGGCTGCGTCTTTTGGATAGTGTTTAGTAGTATACAAATTATAAGCACATTTTCAATGACGTGAATTAAAGAGGCACCTTTTATTTGTATTAATCACATTTGATAGACAATTTGGTGCCTGCAGTTCTCTGTAACTTATAAGTGTCTCACTTTGGGTGTATAAATTGTTAACCCTTTCAAACTTATAAAATAtggctaaataaaaaaaatgcttaggATAGAAAATTAGCAGCTTAATTACAGTACACTTATTCCACTGTAAGTGCCCTCATCCATCTTAGCTGCAGGGTTGTTTGCTTTCCAAAGCTGAAACTTGAGCATGatcaaccatttttttttttccctcagtaatAAGGGCAGTTTTGCATGGCAATTCTCTCGCTGTACCCAAATGCATGCACTTCCTAACTATGCAAGCATCTAATACAAGCCACAGACCGTGCTTTCAGTATCAGAATCTGCTCAGTAGACTCCAGAGCACTGCCTTGAGTCTGTACTTCTGTTTCTCGGTGCAGCTGCGTGTCAGCACATAGGAGCATGTCCCTCAGTTCCTGCTTTGTTTGCACATCTTTGATTCTTTCCTTTGCAGAATTCTGCATTACTGACAAGGCTGGAGTGTAGCATAATGTCAAAGGGATCTGAAATGTTGAAATGAGAACAAACTGGTTTTCTGTAttgtattgttttttctttttttaacagggaaAACCTGATCAGTGTTCTGTATGTAGCCTGCCATTTTCCATGTAACTTTAATGACATGTTCTACGTTGTGAGAAGAGGCAGTCACCTGTAGCCGTAtaagcactcaaaaaaaaagagtttttgttGAATTTCCATGCTACGGGAGCAGTTTCCAGTTGTCGGTGTGGTGCCCATACTGGTAACGGGGcttctgcctgccttcctggGAAGAGCCAGGCCGGGCCCCAGCGGCCCATGGGGGTGGCTGTGCTTCCCATTCATGCTCCAGAACCGTGGTGGAGTTTGCATTTCTGAGCTGAGCTGCCTTTCGACTGCAGATCCCACTGGGGTGGTTGTACGCACAGTGGGGCCGGCCGGGGTCGTAGCCCGTGGGGCACAGCGGGCAGAACGGACAGCTTGCCTGCTCGGGGTGGCTGATGCGGGGGCAGGTTGGCAAGGTCTTGCGAGCTGCTTGTTGGGTTATAGCAAGAAGCGTAGGTCCCGGGATTCCTCCTGGGCTGCCGGGCTGTGCCCCTGCGAGGCACCACCACGCAGCACCCTTGTCTTCGCAGAGCAGCTGGCCTGAGCAGTGGCTGGGTGTCAGGCAGGTTCTTGGCCCCACTCCCCCCGTGGGCTCTGTGCCCGTCCCCCTTGGTCAGCGGGCACAGAGAAGGTTTGGAAACAACATTCCAAATAATTTTACTGTTATCTTTTTTGTATCCTTGTCATTTGCCTACTAATCCAAAATAATTTGGCAGTATCTAATGTTACCTGTGGAGGGAACTGAAATTTAGTTTTAATCTGTGGTGAGATGAAAGTACTACATGGTTTTCTTAATAAAAGCACCGTAAAGCATTTACTATTAGGagctttattttgtaaaataaaagtaCCTGAAGACTTGTACAATATCTATATTAGGTCTAAAGGTTTAGGGagtcttctatttttttaaaggcgATAGCACTCAATTTATCTGCAAAtagtgttttttaaaagacacagatTAAAACTAAGTGTAAACACAAATCCTGTTTCACTCTAGGCCCTGCAGCACAAACGCATTGCAAGAAAGTTAGCATTAGGTTTGTATGGCATTTGTGCAGTGCAATAAGAAACCATTTTTAGGTGCTACATTGCCTTGGGTAGGGGTGACACAAGGGAATACAGGCTACAAGTGGCTAGATTATTTTCTTGTGGCCTTCCAAGTATTAATTTGTACAGGTTTGCTCACCAACTGTGCCTCACCATTggttaaaattgaattttaagtCCTGTTGCAAATGCAGTTTCTCTTCTGGACGCAATGTCAGATTTTACACTGGAGTATCTACAGTTCTAAAAACTGCATGTCACATCACTGTACACTGATAATGGGACGTGGGGCTTGCCCACACCTTTGATattctcttctgtattttaatgtttttgaacTGTACAGTAATCTGGAAAGCAGGCTGTCTTTACTTGGGATTGAACATTGTaccataaattttaaattatttgaggaCAAGTGCATGAGACTGTGTCAAtgccttttattatttatttgtatgttttattATTCAAGGTGTATGCACTTTTAATATgcagaatttatatttttatgttaaaaatcattttctttcagaaagaagagTTTGAATATGAGGAATTGGAATTAAGTGCAAAAAGGGGAATatgtaataaaatacaataaatttatTACTAGGCATCCTGCCTGAGTGAGCATTTTTCCAGGTCCACATCATTGCCCGACAAGGTGGCAGAGGCCGCACACCGTGCTGCTCCACAGCCTCGCCGGGTTCCCCGCTCTGGCTCGCCGGCggtgctgccctgcctgctcccctgcgCCGGGCACCCCGTGGGGCTCGCTCAGggaccc contains:
- the USP31 gene encoding ubiquitin carboxyl-terminal hydrolase 31 isoform X2; the encoded protein is MQYRGNAQHDAQEFLLWLLDRVHEDLNNVVNYSGMPPLKPPLEDDVLLEGPAFPISSTFVQELFQAQYRSSLTCPHCQKQSNTFDPFLCISLPIPLPHTRPLYVTVVYQGKCSHCMRIGVAVPISGTVARLREAVSSETKIPTEQIVLTEMYYDGFHRSFCDTDDLDTIHESDCIFAFETPEIFRPEGILSQRGIHVNNNLNNLKCGTEHSRTISYSQGTVKSGKLEQSSTKPAANDKIVLLVCNRACTGQQSRRFGLPFVLHLEKTIAWDILQKEILEKMQYFLRPAACMQVCPFSLRVVSVVGITYLLPQEERPLCHPTVERALKSCGQGGTAHVKLVVEWDKETKDYLFVNTEEEYIPDSESVRQQRELHHQPQICTLSQCFQLYTKEEQLAPDDAWRCPHCKQLQQGSITLSLWTLPDVLIIHLKRFRQEGDRRMKLQNMVKFPLSGLDMTPHVVKRSQSSWSLPSHWSPWRRPYGLGRDPEDYIYDLYAVCNHHGTMQGGHYTAYCKNSVDGQWYCFDDSDVQQLSENEVCKQTAYILFYQRRTAIPSWSANSSVAGSTSSSLCEHWVSRLPGSKQPSIASAASSRRTSLASLSESVELTGERSEDDGGFSTRPFVRSVQRQSLSSRSSVTSPLAVSENGVRPSWSLSAKLQFRSNSPSRFSGDSPVHTSASTLEKIGEAADDKVSTSCFGSLRNLSSSYLEPCDGSRREHRTARRAPLAVMEGAFREESVVRTSSSDLSDGYGKSSVQPDRNHPALDPFDNNNQIAFVDQSDSVDSSPVKEVKAPSAIGLAAEKADGTPKKVHSSKGVSEPDKSLRKGRTVLSTQETKVSHSSPPPLKSSQKVSRSRSKTDSSRASGRHGSPAPTQARKDHSTKPLEVAVPSAQQKQKSGSSPSSTAAKKTPSGSLTKGSSAGKSRTSDRSLSREGSKISLGSDKTSVTSSSRTSSPRISHSRSDSRAVDSKHVRSSSMANLRSPNVGVRSGLKRDSKSEEKGLSFFKSALRQKETRRSADLGKTTMLSKKTGSCSSKLGSKNVLEDKSEKGVVPPASQTNANITAKEKLVPKDATPNKHSLLSSRKSKSSQLDPGVQSPPSSGKQSADKPLKILPSSMQVSVRPSLEPQ